A portion of the Papilio machaon chromosome Z, ilPapMach1.1, whole genome shotgun sequence genome contains these proteins:
- the LOC106717283 gene encoding ras-GEF domain-containing family member 1B — translation MAMYYYASKLNEASCSGCSVKVPPVSEPATTSTDFVPLTVDPALLHGSGLSYYDNDDYYSMVRGNKLMSESSCKHMVMNGGLGYMSAQKVEPGQNQGNGGVSVGMGVGGGEEVEYRDGQLVSASLEALVDMLRPGAPPSFTFTFLLCSRLFLKPHELLAKLCKRYFKNYDKPGKADESKECPEKELADMGALVRVLTQWTGMFPYDFRDDRVMALVRTITQRCASEQMAGMRSEVSRTLERLLDRLTALEQYEQSLPEPAPLCTVEQLPQGDILTLGLSPVELARQLTAVELYRLSFVGPEEFLQAFSPPAAKTPAAPKTTRNLEAYADWFNRLSYLVATDIIKPVKSKQRARLLEQWVTTARECFNLGNFNSLMAIISALNMAPIARLKKTWSRASPVCGQQLRQLELCVEPGGNHARYRAALAAAPGETAVPLLSVTCRDLHFAHQSAPTRVSGGRVNFEKCCALARPVRAQLAARRLGETHGTPHRPAHAVNAHVTNTPTWRFFLDRPALSETALELVSFEREPPADHLEKERLKRLKGAAP, via the exons ATGGCTATGTACTACTACGCAAGCAAACTGAATGAGGCGTCATGTAGCGGGTGTTCAGTGAAGGTGCCCCCGGTCAGCGAGCCCGCAACCACCTCCACAGACTTTGTGCCCCTCACTGTTGATCCCGCGTTATTGCACGGCTCCGGATTGTCATATTATGAT aatGATGATTACTACTCAATGGTAAGAGGCAACAAATTGATGTCGGAGTCAAGCTGCAAGCACATGGTCATGAATGGAGGACTCGGATATATGTCTGCACAGAAAGTGGAGCCTGGACAG AACCAGGGTAATGGCGGTGTAAGTGTGGGCATGGGCGTGGGTGGGGGCGAAGAGGTGGAGTACCGTGATGGGCAGCTGGTGAGTGCCAGCCTCGAGGCGCTGGTGGATATGTTGCGGCCGGGTGCGCCGCCCTCATTCACATTCACATTCCTGCTGTGCTCACGTCTATTCCTGAAGCCGCACGAGCTGCTCGCCAAACTGtgcaaaagatattttaagaaTTACGACAAACCT GGCAAGGCGGATGAGAGCAAGGAGTGCCCGGAGAAGGAGCTGGCTGACATGGGTGCACTGGTCCGCGTGCTCACCCAGTGGACCGGCATGTTCCCTTATGACTTCCGTGACGACCGTGTCATGGCACTCGTCAGGACCATCACACAGAg ATGTGCGTCGGAGCAGATGGCAGGTATGAGGTCGGAGGTGTCCCGCACACTGGAGCGCCTGCTGGACAGGCTGACCGCACTCGAGCAGTACGAGCAGTCGCTGCCGGAGCCTGCGCCCCTTTGCACCGTTGAACAGCTGCCACAG GGCGACATCCTCACACTCGGCCTGTCGCCTGTGGAACTTGCACGTCAGCTGACAGCAGTGGAACTATACCGGCTGTCGTTTGTGGGCCCCGAGGAGTTCCTGCAGGCCTTCTCCCCGCCAGCGGCCAAGACCCCCGCCGCGCCTAAGACCACACGCAACCTGGAGGCCTACGCGGACTGGTTCAACCGTCTTAGTTATCTCGTCGCTACTGATATTATTAag CCGGTGAAGAGCAAACAGCGGGCTCGGTTGCTGGAGCAGTGGGTGACGACGGCACGCGAGTGCTTCAACCTCGGCAACTTTAACTCTCTGATGGCCATCATCAGCGCACTCAACATGGCTCCCATTGCCAGGCTCAAAAAGACG TGGAGTCGTGCGTCTCCAGTGTGTGGCCAGCAGCTGCGCCAGCTGGAGCTGTGCGTTGAACCTGGAGGCAACCATGCCAG GTACCGCGCGGCGCTGGCGGCGGCGCCGGGCGAGACGGCGGTGCCTCTCCTCTCAGTCACCTGTCGTGACCTGCACTTCGCGCACCAATCCGCGCCCACAAG AGTGTCAGGTGGGCGTGTGAACTTTGAGAAGTGCTGTGCGCTGGCGCGGCCGGTGCGCGCTCAGCTGGCGGCGCGACGGCTGGGCGAGACACACGGCACACCGCATCGCCCCGCCCACGCTGTCAACGCCCACGTCACAAACACGCCCACTTGGCGATTCTTCCTTGACAGACCCGCGTTATCCGAAACAG CTCTGGAGCTGGTGTCATTCGAGCGCGAGCCCCCGGCCGACCACCTGGAGAAGGAGCGGCTGAAGCGCCTCAAGGGGGCAGCCCCCTAA